The Oncorhynchus mykiss isolate Arlee chromosome 8, USDA_OmykA_1.1, whole genome shotgun sequence genome includes the window agctttcatatgttctcatattCTGAGCagggaactgaaacgttagcttttttacatggcacatattgcacttttacttctccaactgtttttacattatttaaaccaaattgaacatgttttaaAATTTATTTGAGACCAAATcaattttatttatgtattatgttaagttaaaataagtgttcattgtaaATTTAGTattattgtaattgtcattattacaagtgtgtgtgtgtatgtatgtatatatatatatatatatctatatcagcttttttttggtcctccaataatcggtactggtgttgaaaaatcataatcggtcgacctctactcaggtgcatcctgtttccattgatcatccttgagatgtttctacaacctgattggagtccacctgtggtaaattcaattgattggacatgatttggaaaggcacacacctgtctatataaggtcccacagctgacagtgcatgtcagagcagaaaccatgaggtcgaaggaattatccgtagagctacaagacaggattgtgtcgaggcacaaatcaaATAACttcatttgtcacgtgccgaatacaacagaccttacagtgaaatgcttacttacaagccctaaccaacaatgcagtttaaaaaaataacttgaaAAAAAGAATAAGAAATATGTAACcatttaaagagcagcagtgaaataagtgaggttatatacattggataccggtaccgagtcaatgtgccggttagtcaaggtaatttaggTCAAATGTACATTTTAGGTAGAGCtctttaaagtgactatgcattgatgataacagagtagtagcagtgtaaaGGGGGGGGCAAtggaaatagtctgggtagccatttgattagatgttcaggagtcttatggcttggaacTGTTcagagcctcttggacctagacttggcgctccggtaccgcttgctgtgcggtagcggtaccagtctatgactagggtggctggagtctttgaccatttttagggccttcctctgacactgcctggtatagaggtcctggatgtgaGGAAGCtttaccccagtgatgtactgggccgtacgcactaccctctagtgccttgcagacggaggccaagcagttgccatctGGGGAaagttaccaaaacatttctgcaatgtTGAGGGTCCCCAagtacacagtggcctccatcattcttaaatggaagaagttggaaaacaagactcttcctaaagctggccgcccgaccaaactgagcaatctggggagaaaggccttgatcagggaggtgaccaagaacccgatggtcactctgacagagctccagagttcctctgtggagatggttgtccttctggaaggttctcccatctcttcagcactccaccaatcagacttttatggtagtggccagacggaagccactcctcagtaaaaggcatatgataGCCcgctgatgaaaccaaaatggaactctttggcctgaatgccaagcgtcacgtctggaggaaacctggcaccatgcctatggtgaagcatggtggtggcagcatcatgctgtggggatgtttttcagcggcagggactgggagactagtcaggatagagggaaagatgaacggagtaaagtacaaagatccttgatgaatacctcctccagagcactcaggaccttagactggggcgaaggttcaccttccgacaggacaacgaccctaagcacacagccaagacaacgcaggagtggcttcgacacaggtctcaatgtccttgagtggtccagccagagcccggacttgaagggtctgaatacttatgtgcaTGTCATttcagttttatatatttttatgcatttgcacacatacacatttgcttttcattatggggtattgtgtgtagattgggggggggggggtttaattaactttagaataagcctgtaacgtaacgaTGTGGataaaaatcaaggggtctgaatacatattttttatcatcattattatttttttactttctgAATGTGCTGTATCATGTTTTGAGTGGGTAGTTTCTGCTAGTGAAGTGACAGTTCAGACAACTTTGGGTTGGAGGGGGGGTTGACTTGATAATTTGGCATGATGTTTTGTGCACTATGAATGAAttaccttctttttttttacacgtttttattttatttaatttctCTCTCCAATAGTGTCTCTTACTATGGCCTCTGGAAGTCATGATAGGCAAAGCAGGGAATTCCAACAGCTCAACCAGGACAAACCTCATGAATTTCTCCATCACATCAGCAACCACTCTGCAGCTGACCAGAATATGAAGGAGGTGAGTGGATTTCCAAGGTGGGAAGTGTGCATCCCAGTTCTCCACttgttccccccccccacacagtgTGCACTTGCACAATCCCTGTCATTGAAATAAAAGCATTCAATTGTTGTAAGCATTGACTAGAAAGAGTTTTCACCGTTTGTTAAATCTGACGCTTGATCGTGTAAATGCGCACACCGTGTGGAGAATCGGGATCACACAGTGATTCTGTTATGAATATGAACCAAGAGGTGTTTACTAACCTTTAGTCAAACATTTCTCTTTTTTAAAGAAAACTGTACGTTTTTGTTATCACTTATTCCTTTTTGTTTTAGGTGTTTGTTTTAATTAAGGAAGAAATAGATAAAGACCGGTGAGTTTTCCAGTTCTATGTAGATCTAATGCACAAGCTGCCTTTCCTAGCACTGCGGTTAACGGCTGCTCAGTCACTGGGGAAGATCTaaccatggaaacacatttcccATCTTTTTCCCCAAGCACTTCTCCAAACACTACCATAGTGTCTAGTCTCCTAACTAACCAGTGCATGTATCAAGACAAaatccttttttatttatttatatatctttattttttttttaactgtactCCTTTCCTCCCCAACAGATTCCCCGTGAGTCGCGGTGCACTCATCTCCGGCAGAGCAAAACAAGTGTCTGTGTGCAACAAGAGAAAGTGTTCGTTGTCGCGTCACAGTGTAGTGGTGAGCTCCGGCGTGAGCCACAGAGAGCCCCCCGCAGGTCGGGCTGTCTGTGACATGGCCAACAAGGAGAATGAACTGACCTGCCCAGACGAAGTGCAGGCCATACATTACAGTGACAACTGCGTTTTCCCTGTGAACTCTGTAGCAGAAGCTGGCTCCAAGATGGCAGCGCCGGGAAACAAGTACGGTGATCACTTCACTGAGGTGAGATACTACCGGCCAGTCCCCAATTCACTCCCTACCCTGGTCCTTTGATCAATGATTATCACTTCTGTACCTCATACTGTCCATTCCCACCATCAAACCGTTGCCCCCTGTGCTCTAGGCACCCTCCGAGAGGTTTGGAATtgtcaccatattccctataccTCTCCAATCCTTGCACACTGGGATAGATCGGTAGacggaagggtagcctagtggttagagcgtttgtctagtaaccggaaggttgtaagttcaaacccccgagctgacaaggtacaaatctgccgttctgcccctgaacaggcagttaacccactgttcctaggccgtcattgaaaataagaatttgttcttaactgactgactagttaaataaaggtaaaataaaaaaaagacccTGTTTATTTGAAAGAAAAGTGTCATTCTCTTTTCTGAGACAATTCCAGTGTTTTCTGTTTGATCCTTTTTTAGCTTTTTGAAGTGGATTGTATTGACTTGTTTTGTCATGCCCCACTGCCTTGTGGGTATCTTTCCTGACCAGCTATCGAAGGATCATGACGCAATGACACACGTGCTTTTTGGGAGGAATCTCCGATTAAATGTAGCTCTGACACTATGGCGAAGAAACGCCAGCGAACTAGTGGCATACTTGATCAGGTAGGAACACAGACGCCTCGTCTATCTTCTTCTTCTATCTATCATACATCTTCCTGCCCACATACCGTTAATGATTTTAATCAACATGTTCGCGTCCAATAAACACTGTTCCATAGAATTGAAGACACGGGCGTGCTTCTTGACTGTCTGCCAGTAATAACTAAAAAGTGAGTATCCCAGTTGAATTTAAACATGATAACGTATGGCTGTGATGCGTGAACTTGAGACACAAATGAATACGCGCGTCACTTGTTTTTGCTTCGGTAGCCTTCAAGACGAAGTGCCGTGCATATCACTGGGCTGCTGTGTAGACCTCCTGCCACAAGTCAAAACCATCCTCGCCAGTAAATATGAAGAGTAAGTTCAACTGTGgaatttattttgtttgttttatatTTGACCGGGTAAGTTGACAAGAGAACACTTTCTcttttacagcaatgacctgtaGTTGCTGCTGCTGTAGAAGTACATGTGGGGTGCATAATGGATCATCATTTTGTTCTGTTCCTTTACCAGACACTTGATTGTGGGTTTACACTGGATTCAGTCTGTCATTAAGAAATGGTGGCCAGAACTCTCCACAAACAGCAATAGACTGCATGACAGCTGCTCAGAGGACAGGTATATTAACAGCTTTTCATATTTTGGTGTTTTGGTTTCTTttaacatttttacatttatatttACCAAACTTCCTCTTTCTCCGGACAGCACGGTTATGGTCTTGGTGGCAGCGCACACAGAAGGCTCTGTGCATGATTTTGCTACAAGCCTAATTTGACTTACGTCTGTTTACAGGAACCTCCAAGTCTTGAAGCAGCAGCTGTTGGAATTGTGGGAAGAAGGACCCCGGTTATGTTTAGTTCCAGGAACTACAGGAGAGATGGCAAAGGTAAGGTGTCATGGCGACCCTTCGTGTTATTTATCCTTTGTCTTCGTTCATTCCAAGGCCATTGGCTCTAGATATGGAGGTAGGGACCACAacaaaaatctgaactcatcgtGAGGGGTCTCTGTAAGCTTTACCGATCTGCATACCCaaatccatacccacacatgcagtcagagccggcCCTAGCTTTTCAGGGGCCCTAAGTCAACATTTTGTTgagcccaccccccccccccccccccccccccccacacacattttGATCCGAGGCCCTACAAAACAGGCCgtcagttgcccatccctggtctagaTTGACATTTCACAAGTCGTCCCTCAccggtctcttctctctctctctcaacaggcCATTGAGTCTTACTTGTTACAACTACGCTGACCAATCAGTCAATGTAGCACTGAGGAAGTGACCACTACTGCCGGAGAgagctgtgtttttttttatcgttacctggagccagtgacaATAAAGACAAGACAATGCTCCACACACCGACAGGAACACTGTTCTATTATATGGGGATTGATGACCTGAGCAATTCAGACAACTTCCGCACTCAATCACAGCTGCAGAGACACTAacaaaaggagggag containing:
- the LOC110529308 gene encoding KATNB1-like protein 1, with translation MASGSHDRQSREFQQLNQDKPHEFLHHISNHSAADQNMKEVFVLIKEEIDKDRFPVSRGALISGRAKQVSVCNKRKCSLSRHSVVVSSGVSHREPPAGRAVCDMANKENELTCPDEVQAIHYSDNCVFPVNSVAEAGSKMAAPGNKYGDHFTELSKDHDAMTHVLFGRNLRLNVALTLWRRNASELVAYLIRIEDTGVLLDCLPVITKNLQDEVPCISLGCCVDLLPQVKTILASKYEEHLIVGLHWIQSVIKKWWPELSTNSNRLHDSCSEDRNLQVLKQQLLELWEEGPRLCLVPGTTGEMAKAIESYLLQLR